A window of the Comamonas sp. Y33R10-2 genome harbors these coding sequences:
- the msbA gene encoding lipid A export permease/ATP-binding protein MsbA, translated as MQATPPTPPSQASSAAQTPTPAQSAPFNPADLPLMQRLKRLTPYFSGQRWAWGLAILATLVGAATEPAMPALLKPLLDSGFTQGSLDLWMVPVFLIGLFVIRGLAQFAGQYALARITNDGMLALRKKLFERLLAADMSLFSRQSASALSNTIVYEVQTGAQQLVQAMMSISRDGFTLVALLGYLIYLNWQLTLIVTFMVPCVAWVMKTLSRRLYRITKSSQTATDELAYVVEENVLAHRMVRLHGAQASQQSRFGALSNQLRGLNTKATIASAAMTPLTQVLASIALSVILCIALWQSRQGATTGTTVQDVTVGGFAAFISAMLMLIAPIRRMADVANPITRGVAALERGLSLLEGSSDEQSGSFKPAGPVIGTLQLSNVIVQFGPDKAPALAQLNLNVKAGEVVALVGPSGAGKTTLVNLLPRFFSPTSGQITLDGVPLTEWDLNTLRQQFAMVSQDVVMLNDSVAANVALGAEVDETRVWSALEAANLGDFVRSLPQSLHTLIGHNANQLSGGQRQRLAIARALYKNAPILILDEATSALDNESERLVQEALNRLMQGRTTLVIAHRLSTIEHANRVVVMERGQIAEQGTHAELIALGGLYARLHTQVRSTATPGEAQI; from the coding sequence ATGCAAGCCACACCGCCCACACCGCCAAGCCAAGCCTCCTCAGCCGCTCAGACGCCGACGCCCGCGCAATCAGCCCCTTTCAACCCGGCCGATCTGCCACTCATGCAGCGCCTGAAACGACTGACCCCTTACTTCTCAGGCCAGCGCTGGGCATGGGGCTTGGCCATTTTGGCAACCCTAGTAGGTGCGGCCACCGAGCCCGCCATGCCTGCCTTGCTCAAGCCCTTGCTCGACAGTGGCTTCACCCAAGGCTCGCTTGATTTGTGGATGGTGCCAGTCTTTCTGATTGGCCTGTTTGTGATTCGCGGTCTGGCCCAGTTTGCCGGTCAGTACGCGCTGGCGCGTATCACCAACGACGGCATGTTAGCCCTGCGCAAAAAATTGTTCGAGCGTTTGCTCGCCGCTGATATGAGCTTGTTCTCGCGTCAATCGGCATCGGCTCTATCAAACACCATTGTCTATGAGGTGCAAACCGGCGCCCAGCAATTAGTGCAGGCCATGATGAGCATCTCGCGCGACGGCTTTACGCTGGTCGCCCTGCTTGGTTATCTGATTTATTTGAACTGGCAACTCACGCTCATCGTGACCTTTATGGTGCCCTGCGTAGCTTGGGTGATGAAAACGCTCTCGCGCCGTCTGTACCGCATCACCAAATCCAGCCAAACCGCCACTGACGAGCTAGCCTATGTAGTGGAAGAAAACGTGCTGGCCCACCGCATGGTGCGCCTGCATGGCGCGCAGGCCTCGCAGCAATCACGCTTTGGCGCCTTGAGCAACCAACTGCGCGGCCTCAACACCAAGGCCACGATCGCCTCTGCTGCCATGACGCCGCTCACGCAGGTGCTAGCCTCCATTGCGCTGTCCGTGATTCTTTGTATTGCACTGTGGCAAAGCCGTCAGGGTGCGACCACCGGCACCACCGTTCAAGATGTGACCGTAGGTGGTTTCGCCGCCTTTATCTCGGCCATGTTGATGCTGATCGCCCCCATTCGCCGTATGGCCGATGTGGCAAACCCCATCACTCGCGGCGTGGCAGCCCTTGAGCGCGGCCTGTCACTGCTGGAAGGCTCCAGCGATGAGCAAAGCGGCTCTTTCAAGCCCGCAGGCCCTGTCATCGGCACGCTGCAACTGAGCAACGTGATTGTACAGTTTGGCCCGGACAAAGCCCCTGCTCTTGCCCAACTCAACCTGAACGTGAAAGCGGGCGAAGTGGTTGCGCTGGTCGGCCCATCGGGTGCGGGCAAGACTACGCTGGTCAACCTGCTGCCACGCTTTTTCTCGCCCACCAGTGGCCAGATCACGCTCGATGGCGTGCCACTGACTGAATGGGACTTGAACACCCTGCGCCAGCAGTTCGCCATGGTCAGCCAAGATGTCGTCATGCTCAACGACAGCGTGGCCGCCAATGTGGCTCTGGGCGCTGAGGTCGATGAGACCCGTGTCTGGTCTGCGCTTGAAGCCGCCAACTTGGGCGACTTTGTGCGCAGCCTGCCGCAAAGCCTGCATACCTTGATCGGCCACAACGCCAACCAGCTTTCAGGCGGCCAGCGCCAGCGCCTGGCTATTGCCCGCGCGCTCTACAAAAATGCACCGATTCTGATTCTGGACGAGGCCACCTCGGCACTAGACAACGAATCCGAGCGCTTGGTTCAAGAAGCCCTGAACCGCCTGATGCAAGGCCGCACCACGCTGGTCATTGCCCACCGTCTGTCCACCATTGAGCACGCCAACCGCGTGGTGGTGATGGAGCGCGGGCAGATCGCCGAGCAAGGTACGCATGCCGAGTTGATTGCGCTGGGTGGCCTGTACGCACGCCTGCACACACAGGTGCGCAGCACGGCAACGCCCGGCGAGGCACAAATTTAA
- a CDS encoding ankyrin repeat domain-containing protein — MSLFAAPITTLTSSLNRRQSLRCLGVAVVGAAGLPSMGWANDFDDFSRALVSDNASAMVNLIFRGFDANTLDSRGRPGLVSALHQDSLKVFEVLLKAPKIDVNLASRQNETPLMMACLKGHIKLVKELIKRGADVNREGWAPLHYAASADTPQTLDIIKLLLEESAYIDAASPNGSTPLMMAAQYSSESVVKLLLQEGADLNLRNQLKLNAADFAARVDRQYMVELLNKALKQERRMQPSKGTW; from the coding sequence ATGAGTCTTTTCGCTGCCCCCATCACCACATTGACATCGTCATTGAATCGTCGCCAAAGCCTGCGTTGCTTGGGGGTTGCGGTGGTCGGGGCGGCAGGTCTGCCAAGCATGGGCTGGGCCAATGACTTTGATGATTTCTCAAGAGCCTTGGTTAGCGATAACGCCAGTGCCATGGTGAATCTGATCTTTCGCGGTTTTGATGCCAATACGCTGGATTCGCGTGGGCGTCCCGGTTTGGTGTCGGCCTTGCACCAAGATTCGCTCAAGGTGTTTGAGGTGCTGCTCAAAGCGCCCAAGATTGATGTGAATTTGGCCTCGCGCCAGAACGAGACACCGCTGATGATGGCCTGTCTCAAAGGCCATATCAAGCTGGTCAAAGAGCTGATCAAGCGCGGCGCGGACGTTAATCGTGAAGGCTGGGCGCCGCTGCATTACGCCGCATCGGCAGACACGCCTCAGACGCTGGACATCATCAAGCTGCTACTGGAAGAAAGCGCTTATATCGATGCCGCATCGCCCAACGGCAGCACGCCGTTGATGATGGCGGCGCAGTACAGCAGCGAGTCTGTGGTCAAACTGCTGCTGCAAGAGGGCGCAGATCTGAATTTGCGTAACCAGCTCAAACTCAATGCGGCTGACTTTGCGGCGCGGGTGGACCGCCAGTACATGGTGGAGCTGCTGAACAAGGCCCTCAAGCAAGAGCGGCGCATGCAACCGTCAAAAGGTACTTGGTAG
- a CDS encoding TatD family hydrolase: MFTDSHCHLNYPDLSANLAQIREAMAAAKVTRALCICTTMEEFPDVHQLALDYDNFWATVGVHPDTEDMTEPSVQDLVDRAALPRVVAIGETGLDYYGMEDRKGGRTIADLEWQRERFRTHIRAAQITQKPLVIHTRSSSDDTLGILRECGEADSATQAGGVFHCFTETAEVARAGLDIGYYISLSGIVTFKNAQHLRDVAAFVPLDRLLIETDSPYLAPMPYRGKTNNPSYVPFVAKQIAEVRGISVEEVAEATSANFDRLFKGVTQS; encoded by the coding sequence ATGTTTACCGATTCGCATTGCCACCTCAACTATCCTGATCTGAGCGCCAATCTCGCTCAAATTCGCGAGGCTATGGCCGCAGCCAAGGTCACGCGTGCACTGTGCATTTGCACCACGATGGAAGAGTTCCCGGATGTGCACCAGCTTGCGCTGGACTATGACAACTTCTGGGCTACGGTGGGCGTGCATCCCGATACCGAAGACATGACCGAGCCCAGCGTGCAGGATTTGGTCGATCGCGCAGCGCTGCCGCGTGTGGTGGCGATTGGTGAGACCGGTCTTGATTACTACGGCATGGAAGATCGCAAGGGCGGCCGAACGATTGCCGATCTGGAGTGGCAGCGTGAGCGTTTTCGTACTCATATCCGCGCTGCGCAGATTACGCAAAAGCCGCTGGTTATTCATACCCGCAGCAGCTCAGATGACACCTTGGGCATTTTGCGCGAGTGCGGCGAGGCCGACAGCGCCACGCAGGCGGGCGGTGTTTTTCACTGCTTTACCGAGACCGCTGAAGTGGCACGTGCCGGGCTGGATATAGGTTACTACATCTCCCTGTCGGGCATCGTTACTTTCAAGAATGCACAGCATCTGCGCGATGTTGCAGCGTTTGTACCGCTCGATCGCTTGCTAATCGAGACGGACAGCCCTTATCTCGCGCCCATGCCTTACCGCGGTAAGACGAATAATCCTTCCTATGTACCGTTTGTCGCCAAGCAAATTGCTGAGGTGCGAGGTATTTCTGTGGAAGAGGTGGCTGAAGCTACCAGCGCCAACTTTGATCGCCTGTTCAAGGGCGTAACCCAGTCGTGA
- a CDS encoding PilZ domain-containing protein: MNASTSPRPSVMQLAIKEKAALYAAYIPLFAEGGIFVPTQRDYRLGDDVYVLLTLPDDPQRYPVAGRVAWVTPERASGNRTQGIGLQFPKDAKSAELKAKIEQILGATLGSEKPTQTL; this comes from the coding sequence ATGAACGCATCTACCTCTCCCCGTCCCAGCGTCATGCAACTGGCGATTAAGGAAAAGGCCGCTTTGTATGCCGCCTACATTCCGTTATTCGCCGAGGGGGGAATCTTTGTACCCACACAGCGTGACTATCGCTTGGGCGATGATGTCTATGTGCTGCTCACGCTGCCAGACGATCCCCAGCGCTACCCTGTAGCAGGGCGTGTGGCTTGGGTCACCCCCGAGCGAGCTTCTGGCAATCGCACTCAGGGCATAGGTTTGCAGTTCCCTAAAGATGCCAAGTCTGCCGAACTCAAAGCCAAGATTGAACAGATTTTGGGCGCGACCTTGGGCTCTGAAAAGCCCACTCAAACACTTTAA
- a CDS encoding DNA polymerase III subunit delta': protein MSSAVSAEAPWIATQRSQLLAQRGHAWLLQGPSGLGQYALGLSLVRAWLCEQPSPQGACGHCASCHAIDVRAHADLCVLMPEVQMMELGWPLSEKAQADIDDKKRKPSKEIRVDAMRDAVEFCQRTSARGRGKAVLVYPAEQMNAITANALLKTLEEPPGDAKFVLASEASHLLLPTIRSRCLAHTMTWPAAPEAAQWLQLQGVNEADAATALQATGGRPGDALRMAGDAGRAAAWAQLPRQLAKGDVAALAAFGPVAGVEALQKICHDLMAMAGGASPRYFSPADLPGKPLAMALLADWSRELVQAARTADHPFNAGLMMEALASRARSVLISGKASKAIR from the coding sequence ATGAGTAGTGCAGTGAGCGCCGAAGCCCCGTGGATTGCCACGCAGCGAAGCCAGTTGCTGGCGCAGCGTGGTCATGCATGGCTGTTGCAGGGGCCTTCGGGCTTAGGGCAGTACGCGCTAGGCCTGTCACTGGTGCGGGCTTGGTTGTGCGAGCAGCCTTCGCCGCAAGGCGCTTGTGGCCATTGCGCCAGCTGCCACGCCATTGATGTGCGCGCCCATGCCGACTTGTGTGTGCTCATGCCTGAGGTGCAGATGATGGAGCTGGGCTGGCCCCTGTCTGAAAAGGCGCAAGCGGATATTGACGATAAAAAGCGCAAGCCCAGCAAAGAAATTCGCGTCGATGCCATGCGGGACGCGGTGGAGTTTTGTCAGCGCACCAGCGCGCGTGGCCGCGGCAAGGCCGTGCTGGTCTACCCGGCAGAACAGATGAACGCAATCACGGCCAATGCCTTGCTCAAAACGCTGGAAGAGCCGCCGGGTGATGCCAAGTTTGTTTTGGCCAGCGAGGCATCGCACCTGCTCTTGCCCACTATTCGCAGTCGTTGCCTGGCTCACACCATGACTTGGCCAGCCGCACCAGAGGCGGCCCAATGGCTGCAGTTGCAAGGTGTCAATGAGGCCGACGCTGCAACGGCACTGCAAGCCACTGGCGGTCGTCCCGGTGATGCGCTGCGTATGGCTGGGGACGCTGGCCGTGCAGCCGCTTGGGCGCAGTTGCCGCGTCAACTAGCTAAGGGCGATGTGGCCGCGTTGGCCGCATTTGGCCCAGTGGCTGGGGTAGAGGCGCTGCAAAAAATCTGTCACGACTTAATGGCCATGGCGGGCGGCGCGAGCCCGCGCTACTTTTCGCCTGCCGATTTGCCGGGCAAGCCTTTGGCGATGGCGCTGCTGGCCGATTGGTCGCGCGAGCTTGTGCAAGCGGCGCGTACGGCAGATCATCCTTTTAATGCCGGGCTGATGATGGAGGCTCTGGCCTCTCGTGCGCGCAGCGTATTGATTTCAGGTAAGGCCAGCAAAGCCATACGTTAG
- the tmk gene encoding dTMP kinase codes for MTTGLFISFEGIDGAGKSSHIAGLAQAFRDQGRVVTLTREPGGTPLAEKLRALMLHDAMDPLTEALIAFAARRDHLVQVIEPALARGEVVISDRFTDATFAYQGAGRGFDWDQLSVLEQLVQTGTRLQADLPSNFMREPDMTLWFDLPAEVAAVRLATARVPDRFEAQPGEFFARVAQGYAQRAQAAPQRFARVDANASRQAVWEQIAQAVVAKGWLTGLTGLTESKA; via the coding sequence ATGACAACAGGACTGTTTATCAGTTTCGAGGGCATTGATGGTGCGGGCAAGTCCTCGCACATCGCTGGTTTGGCGCAAGCTTTTCGCGATCAAGGCCGCGTGGTCACTTTGACGCGTGAGCCCGGCGGCACGCCGCTGGCCGAAAAGCTGCGCGCCTTGATGCTGCATGACGCGATGGATCCGCTGACCGAGGCGCTGATTGCCTTTGCAGCGCGCCGTGATCATTTGGTGCAGGTGATTGAGCCTGCGCTGGCGCGTGGCGAAGTGGTGATCAGCGATCGCTTTACCGATGCTACCTTTGCCTATCAAGGCGCAGGTCGTGGCTTTGATTGGGATCAGCTATCAGTTTTAGAGCAACTAGTCCAGACAGGAACTAGACTGCAGGCTGATTTGCCATCGAACTTTATGCGTGAGCCCGATATGACGCTGTGGTTTGACCTGCCTGCTGAAGTCGCCGCGGTGCGCTTGGCTACAGCGCGAGTGCCTGATCGCTTTGAAGCCCAGCCCGGCGAATTTTTTGCCCGCGTGGCCCAAGGCTACGCTCAGCGCGCTCAGGCCGCGCCGCAGCGCTTTGCGCGCGTGGATGCCAATGCCAGCCGGCAAGCCGTGTGGGAGCAAATCGCACAGGCGGTTGTCGCCAAAGGTTGGCTGACGGGCTTGACCGGTTTGACAGAAAGCAAGGCATGA
- the mltG gene encoding endolytic transglycosylase MltG, which yields MRALIRALIFLLLLTALTAGGAWWWLNQPLNLSEPSLELEIEPGTTPRGVAQNVVKAGVQTDARLLYAWFRLSGKDRAIKAGNYELSAGLTPYLLLQKLARGEESLRAMTIVEGWNWRQVRAALAREEFLKQDSAGLNDEAVMTALGRSGVMPEGRFFPDTYTYAKGSSDMAVLRRAMHSMDRRLADVWSMRSANTPLKSAEEALTLASIVEKETGRAADRAQIAGVFVNRLRIGMRLQTDPTVIYGVGASFDGNLRKRDLQTDTPWNTYTRAGLPITPISMPGKAALMATVQPDQTKALYFVAKGDGTSHFSASLDEHNRAVNRYQRGGQ from the coding sequence GTGCGTGCCCTTATTCGTGCACTGATATTTTTGCTGTTGTTAACCGCCCTGACTGCCGGTGGCGCTTGGTGGTGGCTAAACCAACCCTTGAATTTGAGTGAACCCAGCTTGGAGCTGGAAATTGAACCCGGCACCACGCCGCGTGGTGTGGCGCAAAACGTCGTCAAAGCCGGTGTGCAGACGGATGCCCGCCTGCTGTATGCGTGGTTTCGCCTCTCGGGCAAAGATCGCGCCATCAAAGCGGGTAACTACGAGTTGAGTGCAGGCCTTACACCATATTTGCTGCTGCAAAAACTGGCGCGTGGTGAAGAAAGCCTGCGCGCGATGACGATTGTGGAAGGCTGGAACTGGCGCCAAGTGCGCGCTGCGCTGGCCCGTGAAGAATTCCTTAAACAAGACAGCGCTGGCCTGAACGATGAAGCCGTGATGACGGCGCTGGGCCGCAGCGGTGTGATGCCTGAGGGGCGCTTCTTTCCCGACACTTATACCTACGCCAAGGGCAGCTCTGACATGGCCGTGTTGCGCCGTGCCATGCATTCCATGGATAGACGCTTGGCCGATGTCTGGTCTATGCGCTCAGCCAACACCCCGCTGAAATCTGCGGAAGAAGCCCTGACGCTGGCCAGCATTGTGGAAAAAGAAACCGGCCGCGCTGCAGACCGTGCGCAGATTGCGGGCGTTTTTGTCAACCGTTTGCGCATTGGTATGCGCTTGCAGACGGACCCCACAGTCATCTACGGCGTGGGCGCGAGCTTTGATGGCAATCTGCGCAAGCGCGATTTGCAGACAGATACGCCTTGGAACACCTATACCCGCGCCGGGCTGCCGATTACGCCCATCTCCATGCCTGGTAAGGCCGCGCTGATGGCGACAGTGCAGCCCGATCAGACCAAAGCTTTGTACTTTGTGGCCAAGGGCGATGGCACCAGCCATTTCAGTGCCTCCTTGGATGAGCACAATAGGGCGGTTAACCGTTATCAGCGCGGAGGGCAATAG